The window AGTGGCTAGCGGACACATTCACTTTGAACGAGCTTTGTCGGCATTGACTCATGGCTTAATAAACAAGGGAGTTAGGCTCCCTTTTTAACATATAGCTTATTTTGATAAAAATATCTGAAAAAATGGAGGTAAACCTTTTTGTACATCTGGTTCTCTGTCTGGCGTCAGCTTGTTCCAAACATTGGGGAACTGGAAAGGACATTGGAAGAGGCAGAAAAATGAAAACACGTTTTACCTACAAATGATTCTAAAGAATTGACACAgatgtaaaaaatgtaaaaagcaagTAGATTAACATAGTCTCAGGAAACCATGGAGAATTACATCGAAATAGCAGGCTGATCAATTTCCCCTAAATCTCCAGATTCAAAAATGAACTGGGTCACTCAAAGATTTGCTGAATGGAGTTGGGTTATAGACTCTTTATGCCAAGTGTTGAAACTCAAGAGTGGTAGTTGTAATCAGGAATTCAAACGCTACAGAAAATAGATCATCCTAGTGAGTCAAAGCTGTGTCTCAGGAAAATCGTACAAAATTTCAAATTATCCAATCAGAGCTCCAGCTTGCAGGTCAAACTGCATTTCCAGCCTGGACGGGCACCTAATCTTAACCTTTTAATCAGCTTCAGTGCACAGAATCTGGCTTTTAAATATTTCACTGGCTGGACACTTATGTCTCAGGATAGATTTGAAAATGAAGACCTTGGTTGGCTAATTGTTAGACAACTCTTGGGTTTGCTGCTCTACCACATTTCACACTGGCTTTCAAGGCTCTGAAATCAagaaatataattttaatttCTATGAGTTCAGTTACAGAACCATAAAAATCAGAAGACATTTCTTGATAATATGAAAATCCTGGAACACAAAATAATATTTGCTAAATCAACGGAAATTATTTTCTTGCTCAACTCTGAAATTATTATTTGGCATGagatgattctgctgctatatatATTAAGCTTCTATCATCATATTTCTTATTTGTATGTCATAAAAAAGTGATTTTATGGTGGCAGATGATTGTCAGAATAGAATAACAAGAAGACTATGAGAGCTGTCGGTGGTCTGTGTCTAAACAATTCAACGCTGACCAACTGTGTCCTAGAAGGTCCAGTCAATGGCCTTAGTCTTCAAGCATCCCAATATTTGTGTCAACCATGTAAGACAAAATAACGATACCAAGTAATTTACTAACTATGAGTTGTGTGAAGAGGGGTTGCATTGACCCCCACTGTGTTCTTTCATTGCAACAAATATATAACAAGGAAAATTTTAGTGTTTCAATGGGCACATATTCATTTTTGAAACTGTCTTTTCAATTTTCAAGGTGCCCCTGGCAATCTTAGAAGAATCTAATGGAAGAGGAAAATATTACCACAATGACAGAATTCCTCATTCTGGGGTTTTATGAGTTCCCAGAGCTGCAAATccccatttcctttctgtttttactGATTTACCTGACCATCCtgatggggaacctcactataatAATCATGACGTGCCTGGACCCTCGTCTGCAGACCCCTATGTACTTTTTCTTCTGTAACTTGTCCTTCCTTGATATCTCTTACACCTCAGTCACTCTCCCCAAACTACTGGACGTCTCCTTAAGAAACAGTCACCATATTTCTGCATTCGGGTGTTTTACACAGATGTATTATTTCATATTTTCAGTATGTGTAGAATTTCTGCTGCTTACCATGATGGCTTATGACCGCTTTGTAGCGATATGTCGCCCCCTACGGTACAGTGTAATTATGAATCCAAGACTCTGTGTACTGATGGCCATTGGGTCCTGGATCTATGGGATTGTAGAACCAGTGACACACACTGTCCTTATATCACATTTATCCTATTGTGGGTCCCGGGAGATCAACCATTTCTTTTGTGATATCTCGGCATTGCTAAAACTCTCCTGCACCAACACTTCCACCATCGATCATATGACTTATGTTTTGGCTGTGCTTGTAGTGTTGCCCTGCTTTCTGTTAACCTTGACGTCTTACATCTACATCATCTCCGccatcctgaggatccattcctcggAGGGAAGACGcaaagccttctccacctgctcctcccacctCACAGTGGTTGCTGTCTTCTATGTATCTCTGGCATGTCTGTATTTAAAACCAACATCCATGCAGTCCCTGGACCTAAACAAACTAATTGCTCTGTTATATAATGTTTTAATCCCCTTGTTAAATCCTATCATTTATAGCCTGAAAAACAGAGATCTAAAAGAAGCCATAAGAAAAGTTGTAAAAAGAACGCAATTTCCTTCAACTCAGAAGAACATTTTTCTTGTGAGCAAAGGTTAAACCACCACATCTAACCAATTGATAAACTCAAGTGCTAGTGAAACAGCCGAAGACTTGATTTTCCTAATTTTTCTGTTGCACAAACCTTATTTAGCTAACGTTccatttaggggtcattttactaagatggatttagtgtgcgctaaatgataagacgctcattatattcctatgagtttcttaacatttagcgtgtgctaacagtGAGCTACATCTGTTGGTGCATCGTAAtataaggaccccttagtctcacAGATGGAAAAGGAGTGGGTTGCTGTGATACTGTGAAAGGAATGGA is drawn from Microcaecilia unicolor chromosome 14, aMicUni1.1, whole genome shotgun sequence and contains these coding sequences:
- the LOC115458439 gene encoding olfactory receptor 1009-like, with protein sequence MEEENITTMTEFLILGFYEFPELQIPISFLFLLIYLTILMGNLTIIIMTCLDPRLQTPMYFFFCNLSFLDISYTSVTLPKLLDVSLRNSHHISAFGCFTQMYYFIFSVCVEFLLLTMMAYDRFVAICRPLRYSVIMNPRLCVLMAIGSWIYGIVEPVTHTVLISHLSYCGSREINHFFCDISALLKLSCTNTSTIDHMTYVLAVLVVLPCFLLTLTSYIYIISAILRIHSSEGRRKAFSTCSSHLTVVAVFYVSLACLYLKPTSMQSLDLNKLIALLYNVLIPLLNPIIYSLKNRDLKEAIRKVKNIFLVSKG